From Enhydrobacter sp., the proteins below share one genomic window:
- a CDS encoding SLBB domain-containing protein translates to MTVRVFVPCDAAARAVGADKVAAAIAVEAQRRGMEVAVTRTGSRGLFWLEPMIEVQTSQGRIAFGPVTPGDVSTLLPFERSHRLCLGDIEKIPFLARQTRITFARCGAIDPLTLLPWRGLERARSLGPAATLVEVEKSGLRGRGGAGFPTGIKWKTVAGTASDRKYIVCNADEGDSGTYADRMIMEGDPFLLIEGMAIAGFAVGASKGYVYIRSEYPDAIRTMEKAIAVARAAGAIDDFDLELRVGAGAYVCGEETSLLESIEGKRGQVRAKPPLPAHKGLFGRPTVINNVLTLAAAPSILADGAEAYATLGHGRSRGTMPIQLAGNVRHAGLFEAPFGLTLGEIVDDIGGGTRSGRPTRAVQVGGPLGAYFPRALFDTPFDYEAFAARDGLIGHGGVVVFDDTVDMARQARFALEFCGIESCGKCTPCRIGSKRGVETMDRIIRGERREANLALIEDLCQTLKFGSLCALGGFTPYPVMSAVRHFPEDFDRPPARLAAE, encoded by the coding sequence ATGACGGTGCGCGTTTTCGTTCCCTGCGATGCCGCCGCCCGTGCCGTGGGCGCCGACAAGGTTGCCGCGGCAATCGCGGTGGAGGCGCAACGACGCGGCATGGAGGTCGCTGTGACGCGCACGGGCTCGCGCGGCCTCTTCTGGCTCGAACCCATGATCGAGGTTCAAACGTCACAGGGGCGGATCGCCTTCGGACCCGTGACCCCCGGCGATGTATCGACGTTGCTGCCGTTCGAGCGCAGCCACAGGCTGTGCCTCGGCGACATCGAGAAAATTCCCTTCCTCGCGCGTCAGACCCGCATCACTTTCGCGCGTTGCGGTGCCATCGACCCGCTGACGCTCCTGCCGTGGCGCGGTCTGGAACGGGCGAGAAGCCTCGGTCCGGCCGCGACCCTGGTCGAGGTCGAGAAGTCCGGCCTGCGCGGGCGAGGCGGCGCAGGCTTTCCCACCGGCATCAAGTGGAAAACGGTCGCCGGTACCGCATCCGACCGCAAGTACATCGTCTGCAATGCCGACGAGGGCGATTCCGGCACCTACGCCGATCGCATGATCATGGAGGGCGACCCGTTCCTTCTGATCGAGGGTATGGCGATAGCGGGCTTCGCAGTCGGCGCGTCCAAGGGCTATGTCTACATTCGCTCGGAGTACCCTGACGCGATCCGGACGATGGAGAAGGCGATCGCTGTCGCACGAGCGGCTGGCGCCATCGACGATTTCGACCTGGAACTGCGCGTCGGTGCCGGTGCCTACGTCTGCGGCGAGGAGACGTCGCTGCTCGAGAGCATCGAGGGCAAGCGTGGGCAGGTGCGGGCCAAGCCGCCCCTGCCGGCGCACAAGGGATTGTTCGGCAGGCCGACCGTCATCAACAACGTCCTCACTCTCGCCGCTGCGCCGTCGATCCTGGCCGATGGCGCCGAGGCCTATGCAACGCTCGGACACGGACGCTCGCGGGGTACGATGCCGATCCAGCTCGCCGGCAATGTCCGGCATGCCGGGTTATTCGAGGCACCGTTCGGTCTGACATTGGGCGAGATCGTCGACGACATCGGCGGCGGCACGCGGAGCGGCCGGCCCACGCGCGCCGTGCAAGTCGGCGGGCCGCTCGGCGCCTATTTTCCCCGAGCGTTGTTCGACACACCATTCGACTATGAAGCGTTCGCCGCACGCGACGGGCTGATCGGCCATGGCGGCGTGGTGGTGTTCGACGACACCGTCGACATGGCGCGCCAAGCCCGCTTCGCGCTGGAGTTCTGCGGCATCGAATCCTGCGGCAAGTGCACGCCCTGCCGCATCGGCTCAAAGCGCGGCGTGGAGACCATGGACAGGATCATTCGGGGAGAACGCCGCGAAGCCAACCTCGCCCTGATCGAAGATCTTTGCCAGACGCTTAAATTCGGCTCACTCTGCGCTTTGGGTGGCTTCACCCCCTACCCGGTGATGAGCGCCGTGCGCCACTTCCCCGAGGACTTCGATCGCCCGCCGGCACGGCTGGCGGCGGAATAG
- a CDS encoding formate dehydrogenase subunit gamma: MFAPWSESVASDIIDRHRSREGPLLPILHALQAAFGCIPRPALPFVARALNLTRAEVHGVVSFYHDFREEPAGRQVLKLCRAEACQSMGAEALARQILDHFGVDWGATTADGRLTIEATYCLGLCACAPAALLDGEPLGRLTPNLLQEFVP; this comes from the coding sequence CGTCCGACATCATCGATCGGCATAGGAGCCGCGAGGGGCCGTTGCTGCCGATCCTGCACGCGCTGCAGGCGGCGTTCGGCTGCATTCCCAGACCTGCCCTGCCCTTCGTTGCCCGGGCACTCAACCTCACGCGTGCCGAGGTTCACGGCGTGGTATCGTTCTACCACGACTTCCGCGAGGAGCCTGCCGGCCGCCAGGTCCTGAAGCTCTGCCGGGCGGAGGCGTGCCAGTCGATGGGCGCCGAGGCATTGGCCCGGCAGATTCTCGACCATTTCGGCGTCGACTGGGGAGCCACGACCGCCGACGGCCGACTCACTATCGAGGCCACCTACTGTCTCGGGCTCTGCGCCTGCGCGCCAGCGGCACTGCTCGACGGCGAACCCTTAGGTCGCTTGACTCCGAATCTCCTGCAAGAGTTCGTGCCATGA
- the fdhF gene encoding formate dehydrogenase subunit alpha, with translation MSLIHEHDFGTPASHSDEAVTLTIDGRTVTVPAGTSVMRAAREAGIGVPKLCATDSVEAFGSCRLCLVEIAGRPGTPASCTTPVAAGLVVSTQTERLKQIRRGVMELYISDHPLDCLTCAANGDCELQDMAGAVGLREVRYGYDGESHTIQPKDESNPYFTFDPSKCIVCSRCVRACEEVQGTFALTIQGRGFDSKVSAGTAGDDFLSSECVSCGACVQACPTATLSEKSLIEIGQPEHSVVTTCAYCGVGCSFKAEMRGEELVRMVPWKDGKANRGHSCIKGRFAWGYAQHGERILGPLMRESIDQPWREVSWQEAIGHVASEFKRLQTKYGRGSVGGITSSRCTNEETYLVQKLVRGGFGNNNVDTCARVCHSPTGYGLKTAFGTSAGTQDFDSVEQADVILVIGANPTDAHPVFASRMKKRLRQGAKLIVIDPRRIDLVRMPHVEAAHHLALRPGTNAAILNALAHVIVVEGLVNDGFVRQFCDLDAFEHWAAFVAEPSNSPETVALLSGVPAETIRAAARLYASGGNAAIYYGLGVTEHSQGTTAVMALANLAMATGNLGRPGVGVNPLRGQNNVQGSCDMGSFPHEVTGYRHISDETTRASFEALWGRPLDAEPGLRIPNMFDAALDGTFKGLYVQGEDILQSDPDTAHVAAALKAMECVVVQDLFLNETAAYAHVFLPGSTFLEKDGTFTNAERRINRVRKVMTPRNGMADWEITLAIAKAMGFDMHYDHPAQIMDEIAQLTPTFAGVSYDLLDCVGSVQWPCNEAAPLGTPVMHIGGFVRGKGNFMITEYVPTDERAGPRFPLLLTTGRILSQYNVGAQTRRTRNVVWHDQDVLEIHPHDAEQRGVRHGDWVKLESRKGGTTLRAEITDRVAPGVVYTTFHFPETQTNVVTTEFSDWATNCPEYKVTAVQVSPSNGPSDWQRDYRAETERGRRIAEAAAE, from the coding sequence ATGTCGCTGATTCACGAGCACGACTTTGGTACCCCGGCGAGCCACTCGGACGAGGCGGTGACGCTGACGATCGACGGACGAACCGTGACCGTGCCCGCCGGTACGTCGGTGATGCGTGCCGCTCGCGAAGCGGGCATCGGCGTCCCCAAGCTCTGCGCCACCGACTCCGTCGAGGCGTTCGGCTCGTGCCGGCTGTGCCTCGTCGAGATCGCCGGTCGCCCCGGTACGCCGGCGTCCTGCACCACGCCGGTCGCGGCCGGTTTGGTCGTGTCGACGCAGACCGAGCGGCTGAAGCAGATCCGCCGCGGGGTGATGGAGCTCTATATCTCCGATCATCCCCTCGATTGCCTGACCTGCGCCGCCAACGGCGACTGTGAGCTGCAGGACATGGCGGGTGCCGTCGGCCTGCGAGAGGTACGCTACGGCTACGACGGCGAGAGCCACACGATCCAGCCAAAGGACGAATCGAACCCCTATTTCACCTTCGATCCGTCGAAATGCATCGTCTGCTCGCGCTGCGTCAGGGCATGCGAGGAGGTGCAGGGCACCTTCGCCTTGACCATCCAGGGTCGGGGGTTCGACTCCAAGGTGTCTGCGGGCACGGCCGGCGACGACTTCCTCAGTTCCGAGTGCGTGTCGTGCGGCGCCTGCGTGCAAGCCTGCCCGACGGCGACACTGTCCGAGAAAAGCCTGATCGAGATCGGACAACCGGAGCATTCGGTCGTGACGACTTGTGCCTATTGCGGCGTCGGCTGCAGCTTCAAGGCCGAGATGCGCGGCGAGGAACTCGTGCGCATGGTGCCGTGGAAGGATGGCAAAGCCAATCGCGGACATTCCTGCATCAAGGGTCGCTTCGCCTGGGGCTACGCCCAGCACGGCGAGCGCATCCTCGGGCCGCTGATGCGCGAGTCGATCGACCAACCCTGGCGCGAGGTGAGCTGGCAGGAAGCGATCGGCCATGTCGCGTCGGAATTCAAGCGGCTGCAAACCAAGTATGGCCGCGGCTCCGTCGGCGGCATCACCTCCTCGCGCTGTACCAACGAGGAGACCTATCTGGTGCAGAAGCTGGTTCGGGGCGGCTTCGGCAACAACAACGTCGACACCTGTGCGCGCGTGTGCCACTCGCCGACCGGCTATGGCCTCAAGACGGCGTTCGGCACATCGGCCGGCACGCAGGACTTCGATTCGGTCGAGCAGGCCGACGTGATCCTGGTGATTGGCGCCAATCCGACCGATGCGCACCCGGTCTTCGCGTCACGGATGAAGAAGCGGTTGCGGCAAGGAGCCAAGCTCATTGTCATCGATCCGAGACGCATCGACCTCGTTCGCATGCCTCATGTCGAGGCCGCTCATCATCTTGCCCTGCGACCGGGCACCAATGCCGCGATCCTCAATGCGCTGGCCCACGTGATCGTTGTCGAAGGCCTGGTGAACGACGGGTTCGTCCGCCAGTTCTGCGATCTCGATGCCTTCGAGCATTGGGCGGCATTTGTCGCCGAACCTAGCAACAGCCCCGAGACTGTCGCCCTGCTATCAGGCGTCCCCGCCGAGACGATCCGCGCCGCGGCCCGGCTCTACGCGAGCGGCGGCAACGCCGCGATCTACTACGGGCTCGGCGTCACAGAGCACAGTCAAGGCACGACGGCGGTGATGGCGCTCGCCAATCTCGCCATGGCGACCGGCAACCTCGGCCGGCCCGGCGTCGGCGTGAATCCCCTGCGCGGGCAGAACAACGTCCAGGGCTCGTGCGACATGGGATCCTTCCCGCACGAAGTGACCGGCTATCGCCACATCTCGGACGAGACGACACGCGCGAGCTTCGAGGCGCTTTGGGGGCGGCCGCTCGATGCCGAGCCGGGCCTGCGTATCCCCAACATGTTCGATGCCGCGCTCGACGGCACGTTCAAGGGCCTATACGTGCAGGGTGAGGACATCCTGCAGTCCGATCCCGACACGGCTCATGTCGCCGCCGCCCTGAAGGCGATGGAGTGCGTGGTGGTGCAGGACCTGTTCCTCAACGAGACGGCGGCCTACGCTCACGTCTTCCTGCCGGGCTCCACGTTCCTGGAGAAGGACGGCACCTTCACCAATGCCGAGCGACGGATCAACCGCGTCCGCAAGGTGATGACTCCCCGGAACGGCATGGCCGATTGGGAAATTACGCTCGCCATCGCGAAGGCGATGGGCTTCGATATGCACTATGACCACCCGGCGCAGATCATGGACGAGATCGCGCAGTTGACGCCGACATTCGCAGGCGTGTCCTACGACCTCCTCGATTGCGTCGGATCCGTCCAGTGGCCGTGCAACGAAGCGGCGCCGCTCGGCACGCCGGTCATGCATATCGGCGGCTTCGTGCGCGGCAAGGGCAATTTCATGATCACCGAGTACGTGCCGACCGATGAACGCGCGGGACCGCGCTTTCCCCTGCTTCTCACCACCGGCCGGATCCTGTCGCAATACAATGTCGGTGCCCAGACACGGCGAACGAGGAATGTCGTCTGGCACGACCAGGACGTTCTGGAAATCCATCCGCACGACGCGGAGCAACGCGGCGTGCGCCACGGCGACTGGGTGAAGCTGGAAAGTCGCAAGGGCGGTACGACCCTGCGCGCGGAGATCACAGACCGCGTCGCGCCCGGAGTCGTCTACACGACGTTCCATTTCCCCGAGACGCAAACCAACGTCGTGACCACGGAGTTCTCGGACTGGGCCACCAACTGCCCCGAATACAAGGTCACCGCCGTCCAGGTGTCGCCGTCCAACGGGCCGAGCGATTGGCAGCGCGACTACCGGGCAGAGACCGAACGCGGGCGGCGCATCGCCGAGGCAGCGGCGGAGTAG
- a CDS encoding formate dehydrogenase subunit delta: MMANQIGRFFVPQKSGDPVDAIADHLRKFWDPRMRSAILDHLDKGGAGLDVPVREAVRRLRRPGSA; the protein is encoded by the coding sequence ATGATGGCCAATCAGATCGGCAGATTCTTCGTGCCTCAGAAGAGCGGCGACCCCGTCGATGCCATCGCCGACCATCTGAGGAAGTTCTGGGATCCGCGGATGCGGTCGGCCATTCTCGATCATCTCGACAAGGGCGGCGCCGGGCTCGACGTGCCGGTGCGCGAGGCGGTGCGACGTCTTCGCCGCCCAGGTTCCGCCTGA
- a CDS encoding xanthine dehydrogenase family protein molybdopterin-binding subunit: MKSGIGVALPRLEDGRLLTGGGQYSDDFAMPGQAYAVVVRSMHAHARIVSVDADAASAMPGVLAILTAADLLVDGLKPIPHIPAAMSPPDIRLDNSDGSPHKILHPTLLATEVVRHVGEAVAFVVADTLAAAKDAAEAVEVEYEPLPALVEAAAAVGDPRRVAVDARVGEPDAVRSGFTAAAYVVRLSTDIQRVTGVPMEPRAALGQYEAATGRYTLHAGGGAVVRPKKEIALILGIEPARVRVIARDIGGNFGTRNFFFPEFALVCWAARRIGRPVKWVCERQEAFLSDYAGRDFHIASALALAADGTFLGLEATSISNVGAYTASFVPLTKGTQLMSSLYRLPAAARACGVLTNTPPTAPFRSAGRPEVMFVMERLIDLAARDHGFDRIELRRRNLIRDMPHTNSFGVTYDTGDYGAALDAILALSDWSGFGARRDRSRRNGLWRGIGIGGYVEAQSGAPHERAEVSVLPEGVVEIVIGTLSAGQGHATSFAQLASEWLGIAADKVRLVTDDSDRLAVGGGSHSGRSLRLAATTVHAAAQGIVAKGLKLAAQSFEADEGDISFADGRFTVRGTDRSVGLFELAARHGPLVDAANVDSRVGSYPYGWHVCEVEVDAATGVVRLDRYAAIDDVGRAVNPLILHGQTHGGIAQGAGQALMERCVYEPGSGQLLSASLLDYALPRADDLPAFVTALSEVPSTNHPLGFRGGGEGGITPALGVIVNAIVDALSELGVRHIDMPATPERVWRAIETAKRR, translated from the coding sequence ATGAAGAGCGGCATCGGCGTTGCGCTACCGAGGCTGGAGGACGGTCGCCTGCTGACCGGCGGCGGCCAGTACAGCGACGACTTCGCCATGCCGGGTCAAGCTTACGCCGTCGTGGTGCGTTCCATGCACGCACATGCCCGCATCGTTTCGGTGGATGCCGATGCGGCGAGCGCAATGCCCGGCGTCTTGGCGATACTGACCGCAGCCGATCTTCTCGTCGACGGTCTGAAGCCGATTCCGCACATCCCGGCGGCGATGAGCCCGCCGGACATCCGCCTCGACAACAGCGACGGCTCGCCACACAAGATCCTGCACCCGACACTTCTCGCCACGGAGGTCGTTCGCCATGTGGGCGAGGCAGTCGCGTTCGTGGTGGCCGATACGCTTGCCGCAGCGAAGGACGCAGCAGAGGCAGTGGAAGTCGAGTACGAGCCGCTGCCGGCGCTGGTCGAAGCGGCGGCGGCGGTTGGCGATCCCCGGCGCGTCGCTGTCGACGCGCGCGTCGGTGAACCCGACGCTGTGCGGTCCGGTTTCACGGCAGCAGCCTACGTAGTGCGGCTTTCCACCGACATTCAGCGCGTCACGGGCGTACCCATGGAGCCGCGCGCCGCGCTCGGCCAGTACGAAGCGGCGACCGGCCGCTATACGCTTCATGCCGGTGGCGGCGCCGTGGTCAGGCCGAAGAAGGAGATCGCGCTGATCCTCGGCATCGAACCCGCCAGGGTACGGGTGATCGCGCGCGACATAGGCGGCAACTTCGGGACACGCAATTTCTTCTTTCCCGAGTTCGCTCTCGTCTGCTGGGCAGCCCGCCGCATCGGAAGGCCAGTCAAGTGGGTCTGCGAACGGCAGGAGGCCTTCCTGAGCGACTATGCCGGGCGCGACTTCCACATCGCTTCGGCGCTCGCGCTCGCCGCCGACGGCACCTTCCTCGGACTCGAGGCGACGAGCATCAGCAACGTCGGTGCCTACACCGCGTCCTTCGTGCCCCTCACCAAGGGCACGCAGCTCATGTCCAGCCTCTACCGTCTGCCCGCGGCGGCGCGTGCCTGTGGCGTGCTGACCAATACGCCGCCAACCGCGCCTTTTCGCAGTGCCGGCCGCCCCGAGGTGATGTTCGTCATGGAGCGTTTGATCGATCTGGCCGCCCGCGACCATGGTTTCGATCGCATCGAGCTGCGTCGCCGCAACCTGATTCGCGACATGCCGCATACGAACTCCTTCGGTGTCACCTACGATACGGGTGACTACGGTGCGGCGCTCGACGCGATCCTGGCTCTTTCGGACTGGAGCGGTTTCGGCGCGCGACGCGACCGCTCGCGCCGCAACGGGTTGTGGCGAGGTATCGGCATTGGCGGCTACGTCGAGGCACAGAGCGGCGCGCCGCATGAACGCGCCGAGGTCTCGGTGCTGCCCGAGGGCGTCGTGGAGATCGTCATCGGCACGTTATCGGCAGGCCAGGGCCATGCCACCAGTTTTGCGCAGCTCGCCTCCGAGTGGCTCGGCATCGCCGCCGACAAGGTGCGCCTCGTCACCGACGACAGCGACCGCCTCGCGGTGGGTGGCGGTTCGCACTCCGGCCGCTCGCTTCGTCTGGCCGCCACGACGGTCCACGCCGCTGCGCAGGGCATCGTCGCCAAGGGACTGAAGCTCGCAGCTCAGTCGTTCGAGGCCGATGAAGGCGACATTTCCTTTGCCGATGGCCGCTTCACCGTGCGCGGAACGGACCGATCCGTTGGGCTATTCGAGCTCGCCGCACGCCACGGCCCGCTCGTCGATGCCGCGAACGTCGACAGCCGTGTCGGCTCCTATCCCTATGGCTGGCATGTTTGCGAGGTCGAGGTCGATGCGGCGACGGGCGTGGTGCGGCTCGATCGCTACGCCGCCATCGACGATGTCGGCCGCGCCGTGAATCCCCTGATCCTTCATGGCCAGACACACGGCGGCATCGCCCAGGGGGCAGGCCAGGCGCTGATGGAACGCTGCGTCTACGAGCCCGGCAGCGGGCAGCTGCTGAGCGCTTCCCTGCTCGACTATGCGCTGCCGCGGGCCGACGACTTGCCGGCATTCGTCACGGCGCTGAGCGAGGTGCCGTCGACCAACCATCCGCTCGGCTTCCGCGGCGGCGGCGAGGGCGGCATCACGCCCGCTCTGGGCGTCATCGTGAATGCCATCGTCGACGCCCTGTCCGAGTTAGGCGTACGGCACATCGACATGCCGGCCACGCCCGAGCGGGTGTGGCGCGCCATCGAGACCGCAAAGCGACGCTAG